The window CAAAAATCTACAACCATTGAAAGTAATAGAACATTCCTTGCAAACCTCTCGAGCTTCTACTACATCGTCAGTAGCCGACGAGATAATCATAGGATTAGAAAGAAGACTTGTCTCAATACCAAGCCTCCGTACATAAtgataagaaataaaagaatgcgtCGCTCCACAAACTATTAACACAAACAAGGGTTGATTATTGACATAGCATGTACCAGCAACAAGGTTAGAGTTTCCTTGGGCTTTCCTAGAGTCCAAGGTGTAAACACGACCTTTAGTCTTCTCAGAAACATCTGGGGCAGTACAATCCCCCGCATAATGCCATGGTTGATGGCACCTGTAACAACTCCTAAAATTCGGCCTACAATTCCCATGATGCTTCTTGTTGCACTTGCCACACCAAGAAGGTTGAGTTGAGTTACCACCATGGGTCTGTTTCTTCACCGCTGGAGAAGTACGGGGTTTCAAGTGCTGTCTCGACCACCCTTGATTCATACGAACCGGCTCGTTCTGCTCTCTTTCTTCCCGAACCCTCTTCAAGGTGTTTTCAGCAACATTGCATTGTCTCAAACACTCAGCATAAGTGGTAAATTCCCTTTGAGACACACTGTGCACAATATCCGCATTCAG is drawn from Vicia villosa cultivar HV-30 ecotype Madison, WI unplaced genomic scaffold, Vvil1.0 ctg.003916F_1_1, whole genome shotgun sequence and contains these coding sequences:
- the LOC131641669 gene encoding uncharacterized protein LOC131641669 — encoded protein: MGLNADIVHSVSQREFTTYAECLRQCNVAENTLKRVREEREQNEPVRMNQGWSRQHLKPRTSPAVKKQTHGGNSTQPSWCGKCNKKHHGNCRPNFRSCYRCHQPWHYAGDCTAPDVSEKTKGRVYTLDSRKAQGNSNLVAGTCYVNNQPLFVLIVCGATHSFISYHYVRRLGIETSLLSNPMIISSATDDVVEAREVCKECSITFNGCRFLIDLIFLPLKKIDVVLGMDWLSANSVYIGFKETAIFSLVEETTSTEAIEHLLEGTVNMINYLFAQEKSFPFGSYVGLQGQESCMEIPVVC